One Triticum dicoccoides isolate Atlit2015 ecotype Zavitan chromosome 4B, WEW_v2.0, whole genome shotgun sequence genomic window carries:
- the LOC119294288 gene encoding gibberellin 2-beta-dioxygenase 6-like, with protein sequence MPASGEGGTTTDPPLVDSYRTLLRKGGGDGFVPALAAESLAVLECDLPMIDLERLMMGDARERGVCMDAMASAASEWGFFQVINHGVGQELLEEMRREQARLFHQPFNIKEKAGLLNGSYRWGTPTATSLRQLSWSEAFHVPLASISGEDDCGHAELSSLRGVMQEVAAAMSRVADTVAGTLAKNLGHESTFPAAAGCDGTTCFLRLNRYPACPFAADTLGMVPHTDSDFLTVLCQDQVGGLEIMKDSHWVAVKPHAHALMVNVGDLFQAWSNNRYKSVEHRVVANSKAERFSVAYFMCPPCDSPVGTCAEPSPYKPFTFGEYRRKVQEDVTRTGKKIGLSNFLKGSTFDGLAE encoded by the exons ATGCCGGCCTCCGGCGAGGGTGGCACCACCACCGACCCCCCTCTGGTTGACAGCTATCGCACGCTGCTCCGCAAAGGAGGTGGCGACGGCTTTGTGCCGGCGCTGGCGGCCGAGAGCCTGGCCGTGCTGGAGTGCGACCTGCCGATGATCGACTTGGAGCGCCTGATGATGGGCGACGCTAGGGAGAGGGGCGTGTGTATGGACGCCATGGCGAGCGCGGCGTCGGAGTGGGGCTTCTTCCAGGTGATCAACCACGGCGTGGGGCAGGAGCTCCTGGAGGAGATgaggcgggagcaggcgcggcTATTTCACCAGCCGTTCAATATCAAGGAGAAGGCCGGACTCCTCAACGGGTCGTACCGGTGGGGGACCCCGACGGCGACGTCGCTCCGGCAGCTCTCGTGGTCGGAGGCCTTCCACGTTCCGCTCGCAAGCATCTCTGGGGAAGACGACTGCGGGCATGCCGAGCTCAGCTCCCTGAG GGGAGTGATGCAGGAGGTGGCGGCCGCGATGTCGCGGGTGGCGGACACGGTGGCCGGGACGCTGGCGAAGAACCTCGGGCACGAGTCGACGttcccggcggcggcggggtgcgaCGGGACGACGTGCTTCCTGCGGCTGAACAGGTACCCGGCGTGCCCGTTCGCGGCGGACACGCTCGGCATGGTGCCGCACACGGACAGCGACTTCCTCACCGTCCTTTGCCAGGACCAGGTTGGGGGCCTGGAGATCATGAAGGACTCCCACTGGGTCGCTGTGAAACCCCACGCCCACGCGCTCATGGTCAACGTCGGCGATTTGTTCCAG GCGTGGAGCAACAACAGATACAAGAGCGTGGAGCACAGGGTGGTGGCCAACTCCAAGGCGGAGCGCTTCTCCGTCGCCTACTTCATGTGCCCGCCGTGTGACTCGCCCGTCGGCACATGCGCCGAGCCGTCGCCGTACAAGCCGTTTACCTTCGGGGAGTACAGGCGCAAGGTGCAGGAAGATGTCACGCGAACGGGGAAGAAGATTGGTCTGTCCAACTTTCTCAAAGGTTCTACCTTTGACGGCCTGGCTGAATGA
- the LOC119292250 gene encoding deSI-like protein At4g17486: MRMRVLPAFTFSSSTPAAPPPPTSDPPPPPPPPAAAPAAYAVYLNIYDISPINNYLYWFGLGIFHSAVQVHGMEFGYGAHEYATSGVFQVEPKSCPGFIFRRSVCMGTTNMSRAEVRAFLEDLAEDYHGDTYHLIVKNCNHFTADVCKRLTGKPTPGWVNRLARLGSVCNCVLPENIKVSAVRDETAHLEFSDDDLESDTSIIDSDIGDLDHLLTTPNSDVVPPKDKTLTPGRDSL; the protein is encoded by the exons ATGCGCATGCGGGTGCTGCCGGCGTTCACCTTCAGCTCCAGCAcccccgccgccccaccgccgccgacttcggatcctcctcctcctcctcctcctccggcggcagCACCGGCGGCCTACGCGGTGTACCTCAACATCTACGACATCTCCCCCATCAACAACTACCTCTACTGGTTCGGCCTCGGCATCTTCCACTCCGCCGTCCAAG TGCATGGTATGGAGTTTGGGTATGGAGCCCACGAATACGCGACCAGCGgagtgttccaagtagaaccgaaaAGCTGTCCTGGCTTTATCTTCAGGCGCTCCGTGTGTATGGGCACCACCAATATGTCCCGGGCTGAAGTCCGCGCTTTCCTAGAGGATCTTGCGGAGGATTATCATGGGGACACCTATCACTTGATTGTCAAGAACTGTAACCATTTCACTGCTGACGTCTGTAAGCGTTTGACCGGAAAGCCAACTCCTGGATGGGTGAATCGACTGGCCAGATTAG GTTCCGTCTGCAACTGTGTCCTTCCTGAAAACATCAAGGTTTCAGCGGTCAGAGATGAAACTGCACACCTTGAATTTTCTG ATGATGATTTGGAGTCGGACACATCGATCATCGACAGCGACATCGGTGATCTAGATCACCTCCTCACAACACCAAACAGCGACGTCGTACCCCCGAAAGACAAGACGTTAACTCCTGGAAGGGATAGCTTGTAA